A genome region from Carya illinoinensis cultivar Pawnee chromosome 2, C.illinoinensisPawnee_v1, whole genome shotgun sequence includes the following:
- the LOC122301710 gene encoding uncharacterized protein LOC122301710, with translation MVISFEEADREGIIYPHDNALVITLVIANYTTWWVLVDNGSSTDILFWEAFTKMGIDVGKLTLSPTSLKGFSGDTIQLVRAITLPVTAGTRVLTATTMTDFLIVKAPSYYNAILRRPTLNHLRAVTSTYHLKMKFPTDGGVGEARGEQALARECYVQELKKVKKEVCMVAGQDGALPPLPPPVAVTCERDIEVRDDQVQQHAEVNEPL, from the coding sequence ATGGTGATATCCTTTGAAGAGGCAGACAGGGAAGGAATTATATATCCGCATGACAATGCTCTAGTAATAACCCTTGTGATAGCCAATTACACAACTTGGTGGGTACTAGTAGACAATGGGAGCTCGACTGATATACTGTTCTGGGAAGCATTTACCAAAATGGGGATTGATGTTGGAAAACTGACGCTCTCCCCTACGTCATTGAAGGGTTTCTCAGGGGACACCATCCAACTTGTAAGAGCAATCACACTACCAGTAACTGCAGGCACCAGAGTGCTTACAGCAACCACGATGACTGACTTTTTAATAGTGAAAGCTCCTTCTTATTACAACGCCATATTAAGAAGACCGACCCTCAACCATTTGAGGGCGGTAACATCCACTTACCATCTCAAAATGAAGTTCCCAACAGATGGCGGTGTGGGAGAGGCGAGAGGCGAACAAGCTTTGGCCCGAGAATGTTATGTGCAGGAATTGAAGAAAGTTAAGAAGGAAGTTTGCATGGTGGCAGGGCAGGATGGGGCCTTGCCACCCCTGCCACCCCCTGTAGCGGTAACTTGTGAAAGAGATATAGAAGTTAGGGATGACCAGGTTCAGCAGCATGCAGAAGTTAACGAACCTCTGTAA